One Belonocnema kinseyi isolate 2016_QV_RU_SX_M_011 chromosome 6, B_treatae_v1, whole genome shotgun sequence genomic region harbors:
- the LOC117175592 gene encoding uncharacterized protein LOC117175592 — protein MAYPSISNDSVQGDFKGTCKICDKEDHRPYNCPKFLSMTTKARYETVKSKYLCTNCLRSNHKTNKCISRGCSKCGKKHNSLLHFDQNKESNENPIQTERVVNESTPPVSSYQLLIPSEVVLATAIVDVIDKQGRYHPCRLMLDSGSQPHVISEPFADKIGLRKIPADIPLEAVDNLLTNIKFTTSTTIKSRYNSTKHDLSLFIVNNISNTMPSLPIDLSSFDIPQDIVLADPNFQTPQNIDMILGAQYFYHLLLPGKIPIKQHASVLQETELGWVVAGGIHQTRAKLHNIHCNFTKMAQVPLLWELDSGRPAPKYSRVEEACEKHYLETTTRAENGRYIVVLPFNDKRDKLGNSRDIAIKRFNHLETKLLSTDSDLNNNTEIVSIVI, from the coding sequence ATGGCCTATCCTTCTATTTCAAATGATTCAGTGCAAGGCGATTTTAAAGGAACGTGTAAAATTTGCGACAAGGAAGATCATCGCCCTTATAATTGCCCCAAATTTTTATCTATGACAACTAAGGCTAGATATGAAAcagtaaaatcaaaatatttatgtaCAAATTGTTTACGAAGTAATCACAAAACCAACAAATGCATTAGTCGCGGTTGCTCTAAATGCGGTAAAAAACATAACTCCTTGCTACACTTTGACCAAAACAAAGAATCAAATGAGAATCCTATTCAGACCGAACGGGTGGTTAACGAATCTACACCGCCAGTTAGTAGTTATCAATTATTAATCCCATCAGAAGTCGTGTTAGCTACAGCGATTGTAGATGTCATTGATAAACAAGGACGGTATCACCCCTGTCGCTTAATGCTAGATTCAGGCTCTCAGCCTCATGTCATATCCGAGCCATTCGCAGACAAGATAGGCTTACGAAAAATTCCTGCTGACATTCCACTAGAAGCAGTTGACAATCTATTAACGAATATTAAATTCACAACATCAACCACTATTAAATCTCGGTATAATAGCACCAAACACGATCTTTCTCTTTTCATTGTAAACAACATAAGTAACACAATGCCATCGTTGCCCATTGATCTTTCTTCTTTTGATATACCCCAGGACATAGTGCTAGCCGACCCCAATTTTCAAACTCCACAAAATATCGACATGATCCTGGGAGCTCAATATTTCTATCATCTTCTACTTCCCGGTAAAATTCCCATTAAACAGCATGCTTCAGTCCTACAAGAAACGGAACTCGGTTGGGTAGTAGCGGGAGGCATCCATCAAACTCGCGCCAAGTTACATAATATTCAttgtaatttcacaaaaatggCTCAGGTCCCACTTTTATGGGAACTAGATTCCGGGCGACCAGCACCTAAATATTCGCGAGTAGAAGAGGCTTGTGAGAAACACTACCTCGAGACGACAACACGCGCTGAGAATGGACGTTATATAGTCGTCCTACCCTTTAATGATAAAAGGGACAAATTGGGAAATTCTCGGGATATTGCAATTAAGCGTTTTAACCATCTCGAGACTAAATTATTATCTACGGATTCTGATCTAAATAACAATACCGAGATTGTATCGATAGTTATTTAA